The sequence CCTGGGCTCGAAGCCTGTCCTCCTTCAATCAACCCGTAAACCCAAGTCTTTCCGCCATTGCTAGAGCTTGTTGAACAATCTCAGGATCAATCACGTCAAACTGAAGCACGGACGTCTGGGTTTGCGGCGACTCAAGAATGCCGATTTTGGCAGAGCAAAGGCTGAAGCCGCCAAGCAGATTTTGGGACCGCGTCGAGCTGCCACAAATGACCGCAGGTGGGTGGGAAGCTGCATGGCGGCTTTGAAGCGGACATATTGAAAATCTGCTTTGATTGCGCAGGAAGGATGAAGTCACGCAATAGCCACCTGAGCAGTGGTTATCGGCTGAGCCAGGTCCATTTAACACAATTCTAATTATCAATTTATCCCACAAGTTGACGAATACACACAATTGTGGGATAAACAGCGCGTGACCGCCTTCCGCCCTTTCAGCGACGAGCAAGCCCGTCTGCTTGTCAACCTTCGCCAGCGCTACGAAAGCTGGATCGAAGTCGAACGTGCGCGGCGAGAGCTTCCTTACGACCTGCGGCGCAAGACCATCAACGGTCAGGACTACCTTTACCGCATCACCGACCGCAGCGGCAACGGCAAGAGCCTTGGCCCATGGAGCGCCGAGCGCGATGCTGAGTTTACGGGCTATCACGCCCGCAAGACCGAACTGAAGGACCGCGCCGCCAGCCTGCGCGCGGTTCTTGCGGAAAGCGCCGCGCTGTACCGGGCCTTGCGCCTGCCGCTGCTGTCGAGTGACGCGGGGCCGATCCTCAGGGAATGCGATCGCCGTCAGTTATTGGGCTCGCACCTGCTGGTCGTCGGCACCAATGCAATTGCTGCCTACATGATCGAAGCGGGTGGGTTCGTCCTGCTGCCCGACGAGACTGAGGATTTCGACCTGGCCTGGGTCGCGGCCGACGACAAGAGCTCAGGGAGCACGGTTTGGGACATGCTCAAGGCGGTCGATCCGACGTTCACCGTCAACAGCGAGCGCGACTTCCAGGCGCGCAACGCCAAGGCCTACGAGGTCGAACTCCTGGTTGCGCCCTCACGGGCCCATTCGCTGGGAACCAGCGACCAGCCCCGCCCCATGGCTTTGCCTGAGCAGGAATGGCTCCTGTTCGGCCGGCCCGTTGACCAGGTCATCGGATGCCGTGACGGCTCGCCTGCGCGCATCGTCGCACCAGATCCCCGCTGGTTCGCGCTCCACAAGCTGTGGATGTCAGACCAAGCCAAACGCAATCCGCTCAAGCGCCCCAAGGATCGCAAGCAGGGACTCGCCCTGCTCGATCTGGTCGTGACTGCCATGCCCCATTACCCGATGGGCGCATCGTTTGCGGCGGAACTTCCGGTTGAGCTTCGCCTGCACTTTGATGAGTGGCACACCGAATTCGGCGCGCGACCTTCGTCAGATTGGTAACCACTCCAGCGACGAGCCTGCGATTTCTGACGGTCATCGCCAACAGCTTTCATGTCGTCGCCAAACGCCTCGACACCAAAGAAGATTCCATGGCGAACCGGTTGCAGGAGAAGCTGCGCGAACATGATCCGAGCGAGGTCTACGCGACCGACCGGAGCTGACGCTGGAGCATGTCGCCGAGGAATTCGTCTCGTTGCAATCGCGTCACTGGAAGCCGCGAACGCACAAGCGCAATCTCCACGCCATAAAGCGCCAGATCCAACCCGTGCGCGGCTCCTTGCCTGTCAAGGACATCGCTCGGTCTGACATAGCGCGCTGGCGCGACGGACTGGCGGCCAGGCCAGGGCTGTTCAATTGCGCCCTCCCCGTCCTTTCAAGCATGTGCAAGCTCGCCGAGACGCTGAAGCTGCGGCCCAAAAATTCGAACCCTTGTCGCAATGTCAAATAGAACCGCTGACTACGCGCCTGTTTGCGGCGTTTTTTGATGGCTATTGCGAAGATCTTACTGATTCCACTAGGTCGGAAGCCGATTAACGGACTCGCGGTCTGAACCGGCTTGGAGGGTGCCAGCCATGACGTTACCAGCTCGATTGCGTGCCGGTTTAACCGCGGTGTTTACGAGTCGACGTCACGAGTTCTAGTGGGCTACTGCGACGGCCATGCCCGTTGTCCAGATAATATCATTCCCGATGCGTGCAGCGCTCTACAACTGCCGCTATCATTTCTCAGCCGCTGCAGGGTTCAGCGCACTGCTAAATGTGCTGTATGTCGCGCCAACACTGTACATGCTCCAAATTTATGACCGAGTGGTCCCGACACAAGGAGTCAGCACTCTTACACTGCTGACGCTGATGCTTTTGTTCTCGCTCTGCACGCTGGCCCTGCTGGACCGCGTGCGGGCCCGGCTGCTGGTCAGGGCGAGCATGGCCATCGATGCGGCGCTGGCCGCCGATATTCTTGATGCGACCATCGGCAGGCCCGACCTGGTGGTGTCGCGTCAGGCGCTGCGCGAGTTCGATGCAATGCGGCAGGCGCTGACGGGGCCGGGTGTGGTCGCGCTGTTCGATGCGCCATGGGCTCCAATCTACATCGTCGCCTGCCTGCTCATCCATCCGCTGCTGGGCCTTGTAACGATATTCGGCTGCGCGGTCCTGCCGCTCATCGCTTGGCGCAACGAAAAGGCCACCCGCGCCGGAATGGACCGTTCACAGGCCATAGCGGCAGCAACCTGGGTGGGGCAGGAAGGACTGCTCGATGCTGCCGAAACTGTCCGCGCGCTGGGCATGCGCCGCGCGGTGGTAGCGCGGCAGCTCCGCCAACGGCAGGGCATGCTGACCGCAGGGATTGCCGCCAATTTCAAGGCGGGCAATTACATGGCCGCGACCCGGTTTGCGCGGCTGGCGCTCCAGTCGCTTTCGCTAGGTCTTGGCGCTCTGCTGGCCATTGAAAACAGGATCAGCGCGGGCGCGATTTTCGCGGCTTCGTTTCTGGTCGCGCGTGCGCTCGCCCCGATCGAGCAACTCATCGGCAACTGGAAATCGCTGGTTCAGGCACGCAATGCCTATAGCGCGCTAGAAGGACTGCTCGCACGCGCTGGCGCGACGGCAGACCGCACGCTGCTGCCAGCGCCTGCCGGTGCCTTGCGCATCGAGCAGCTGACCATGCTCAACGAAAGCCGCGACGGGGTGATCATCGGGCCACTCAGCTTCACAGTGCCCGCAGGCGAGGCCTTGGCCATCGTGGGCCCGAGCGGTGCGGGCAAGTCCACCTTGCTCCGCACGCTCGCCGGAGCGCTGGTTCCGGATAGGGGTGCAATCCGCGTCGATGGCGCCGATACGCGCGACTGGGACCCCGAGCGGCTTGCGCCCCACATCGGCTACCTGCCGCAGGACCCGAGCCTGATCGAGGGCTCGATCAAGGAAAACATCTGCCGGTTCGCCACCGAACTGGATGAGCACACCGCATCCATCGACGCGGATGTCGTCGCCGCCGCGCAGCTCGTCGGGGCGCACGAGCTGATCCTGCAGTTGCCGGGCGGATACGAACATCGCCTCCAGCCCGGCGGGCGGGGGTTGTCGGCGGGGCAAGCGCAACGGGTCGCGCTGGCGCGGGCTGCATACGGCAACCCTGCGATCTACCTGCTCGACGAACCCAACGCCCATCTCGATGCCGAAGGCGACACGCAGCTGGTTGCATCGCTGGGCACAATGAAAGCGGCGGGAAAGACAATCCTGATCGTCTCGCACAAGCTGAGCATCCTGCCGATCATCGACCGGATTCTGGTTATGCGCGGTGGCCGGATCGAGCATCTGGGGTCGCGTGACGAAATCCTGCCCAGGATCACGGCACCGCAAGTTAGGCGCGGTTCAGCGGCCACGGCACAAGGCCAGCAGGCATGAACGTCGAGGTCAGCCCTAACCTGTCGGTGCCGGAAGACTGGCAGGAGATCGCCAATCCCCGGCGCGACATACGCGCTGGCATGATCGTAGCGGCGCTGTTCTTCATCGTGTTCCTTGGCTGGGCGGCGCTCACGCGGCTCGATGCCGCCGCGCTGGCGCAAGGCACACTCGTCGTTTCAGGCCAGCGCCAGACCGTGCAGCACCGTGACGGCGGGGTGGTGGGAAAGATCGACGTGCAGGAAGGCCAGCGCGTGGTGCGCGGGCAACTGTTGCTGAGGCTGGATGCGGCGGAAGTGCGGGCGCAGGAGCGCGCCTTTGCCTCGCAAGTCACCGGACTGCTGGCGCAACGGGCAAGACTTCAGGCCGAGCAGCAGGGTCTGGCCCGGGTGCCGGTTCCGCCCGAGTATGCGCAGCTCGGCTTTGCCGGCTCGGCAGAGGCCGCCGCCGCTCTTGCGCTGCAGCAGGCGGAGCTTGATGCCCGCGCTTCGGTGCTGGTGGCGCAGCGCGGCGCATTGCAGCAGCGGGTTGCACAGTCGGCTGAACAGGGGCGCGGCTATGGCCATCAGGCGGCGTCGAGCAACGAGCAGATCCGCATTCTCGATGACCAGATCGCCGCCTACAAGCCGCTCGCGGAAAAGGGCTTCGTCTCGATAACCCGGCTGCGCGAGCTTGAACGCATGCGCGCCGAGCTGGTCGGGCAGAGCGGACAATATGGCTCCGGCGTTGCGCAATCGCGTGACGCTGCGCGCGAAAGCAGCCTGCAGATCATGGAAGCGGAGCGCAGCTATCGTGCACGCAGCGCTGCCGATCTGCGCGATGTCGATGCCCGGCTGGGCGATCTGCTCCCCCGGCTCGTCGCCGCGCGCGACCAGGTGGCGCGGACCGAAATCCGTGCACCGGTCACGGGCACGGTCGTGGGGCTTGCCGTGTTCACCCCCGGCGGCGTGATTGCGCCCGGCCAGAAGCTGATGGATGTGGTGCCGGAACGGGCGCCGGTTCTGGTTCAGGCACGCATCGCACCCGATGATGCCGATGATTTGCGAGTGGGCCAGCGCACCCTGATCAAGTTCACCGGGCTGCATGAACGCGCACTGCCCGAACTCGAAGGCCGGCTGACCCGGCTTTCAGCCGACAATTTCATCGATGAGCGGACCGGCCAGAACTACTTCACCGCTGAAGTCGTAATCCCGGCCGACCAGTTGCGGCTGATCGGCCAGACGCTCGGCCATGAGTTCGTGCTGCGGCCGGGCCTCCCGGTGCAAGTGCTCATCCCGCTGCGCAAGCGGAGCGCGCTAGACTATTTGATCGAGCCGCTCCGGGGCGTATTCTGGTCATCGCTGCGCGAACACTGAGGCTTTAGACGAGAAAGTCTCCCGTCGTGTGCAGCGCCGTCGTCGTGGCGGCATCGTCGATCAGGGCCTGATTGTAGAGCGCCCAAGCGTCCTTGATGAAGATCTGCTGGGTCTGTCCGCTCTCGTTGAGCAGGGCAATTTCCAGCGCCGTGGTGGTGCCCAATTGCCGTGCAGTCATCCCGCCCTGCTGGACGGCGTTAACCATGCCGCCCCACGACTGCACGACGAGGCTTCCGTCGGGAAGCACTGCGAGGCCCGTGTCGGCGGCAAACTTGCCCGCCCCGAAATTGCTGAAGACCAGTGTATCGGATTCGCCGAAATTAAGATCATAGACGCGGTCGTAGTCGCCCGTGCCTTCGATGTCCGCGCCCGAGAACTGGAACTTGTCTGAGCCCAGGCCGCCCGAAAGGTGATCGTCACCGCTGCCGCCAACGAGCGTGTCGTTAAACGTGCCGCCGCGAAGAAGGTCATTCCCGGCAAGGCCCAGCATCTCGGTGCCGACTTTGGGAATGCCGAGCGAATCATCGCCAGCCGTGCCGACGAGCTGGGGTGGCGGTGCTGGCGGCTCGACGTTGAGCGTGACCGCGCCGGTATCGGTGCCGCCGCGCCCGTCCGACACGATGTAATCAAATGCAGCCGCGCCGGAATAGCCGGCGGCGGGAGTGAACACGATCTGTCCGCTGGAAAGGTCGACCACGCCGCCAGCAGCGCCCGCGACCCCGGAAACCGTCAGCGCGTCAGCATCCGGGTCGGTGTCATTGGCGAGCAATTGCACCGTGTTCAGCGAGAACGCGGTGTTGTATTTTACCGCGAAAGTGCCGTCATTCGCAGCGACCGGCGCAGCATTGGCATCGGCGGCAAGCGCCTGCGTATAGGGCTGCCAGCCGTCCTTGATGAACAGCGTCTGCTTCTGCCCCGATGCGTTGGTAAGTGAAAGTTCCATCGCCGTGGTCGTGCCAAGCTGCTTGGCAGCCGCAGCGCCCTGCTGAACCATGTTGACCAGCCCGGCCCAGGAATCGACCACGGCGCTGCCGTCTGACAGCACCGTCAGGCCGAGGTCCGCGCTGAACTTTCCGGCCCCATATGCGCCGAACAGCAGGGTGTCACCCTCGGCAAAGTTCAGGTCATAGAGCCGGTCGTAGTCGCTGGTGCCCTCGATATCGTTGCCGAAGAACTTGAGGCGGTCGGCCCCCGTCCCGCCCGAGAGGTGATCGTCACCGCTGCCGCCGACAAGAACGTCATTCAGCGTGCTGCCGCGCAAGGTATCGGTTCCTGCAAGCCCCAGCATTTCGGTTGCGACCTTGGGCACGGGCGGCGAATCGTTCCCGCTGGTCCCGAGATATTGCGGCAAAGGCGGCGGGGCCGCGACATTGAGCGAAACCGTCGCCGTATCGGTGCCGCCGTGCCCGTCCGCGATGCTGTAATTGAACGACGCAGTGCCGATATAGCCGCTGGTGGGCGTGAACACGATCTGCCCGCCGGACAGTGTGACCGTCCCGCCGCTGACGCCTGAAAGGCCGGTGATCGTCAGGGCGTCCGCGTCGGCGTCGGCATCATTGCCGAGCAATTGCGCGATAGTGAGGATCAACGCCGTGTTGTTCTGCACGGTGAACGTGCCGTCATTGACGGCATTTGGCGCATCGTTGGGATCGGCTGCGGCCGCCTGACTGTAAACGGTCCAGCCGTCCTTGACGAACAGCGTCTCCTTCTGGCCCGCGGCATTCGTGAGGGTCAGCTCAAGGGCTGTCGTGGTGCCAAGCTGCCGCGCAGAAATCGCACCCTGCTGCACCAGATTCACCACGCCGGCCCAGGACTGGATGATCACGCTGCCATCGGGCAAAACGCTGACCCCGCCATCTACGGCGAATTTGGCTGTACCGAAACCGGTCAGGGCAATGGTGTCACCTTCGGCGAAGTTGAGGTCATAAAGGCGGTCGTAGTCGCTCGTCCCTTCGATATCGGTGCCAAAGAAGCGATACTGGTCGCCCCCTGTCCCGCCGGAAAGGTGATCGTCGCCGCTGCCGCCGACCAGCACGTCGGCATAAACGCTCCCGCGCAGTACATCACTTCCTGCGAGACCGAGCATCTCGGTCGCCACCTTGGGCACAGGCGGCGAATCGTTGCCGGTTGTGCCGACATATTGCGGCAGCTGAGATCCGCTGGCCACGTTGAGCGCGACACTTGCCGTGTCCGTGCCGCCCTTCCCGTCCGAAATCGAATAGGTGAACGAAGCCGCCCCCGAATAGCCGCTCGACGGCGTGAAGACGATCTGGCCGCTGGACAGCGCGACCGAACCACCAGTCGCATTGCCCACGCCGGTAACCGTCAGCGCATTGCCGTCAGGATCGGTATCGTTGGCGAGCAGCTGCGCGGCTGTCAGCGACAGCGCCGTGTTGTAAGCCACGGCGAATGCACCGTCGTTCACCGCATCGGGCGCGCGGTTGGCAGGCGGGGTGCCGCCGACGGTGATCGAAACTTTTGCGGTATCGACCAGCCCATGCCCGTCGGACAGGGTATAGACGAACGACGCCGCGCCGGTGAAGCCCGCCGCCGGGGTGAACACGATGTTGCTGCCTACCCGCGCGACGGTGCCGTTGAGTGCGCTCGACAGGGCCGGAATGCTCAGGACATTGCCGTCCTGATCGTGATCGTTGCC is a genomic window of Novosphingobium sp. MMS21-SN21R containing:
- a CDS encoding GSU2403 family nucleotidyltransferase fold protein gives rise to the protein MTAFRPFSDEQARLLVNLRQRYESWIEVERARRELPYDLRRKTINGQDYLYRITDRSGNGKSLGPWSAERDAEFTGYHARKTELKDRAASLRAVLAESAALYRALRLPLLSSDAGPILRECDRRQLLGSHLLVVGTNAIAAYMIEAGGFVLLPDETEDFDLAWVAADDKSSGSTVWDMLKAVDPTFTVNSERDFQARNAKAYEVELLVAPSRAHSLGTSDQPRPMALPEQEWLLFGRPVDQVIGCRDGSPARIVAPDPRWFALHKLWMSDQAKRNPLKRPKDRKQGLALLDLVVTAMPHYPMGASFAAELPVELRLHFDEWHTEFGARPSSDW
- a CDS encoding phage integrase central domain-containing protein; protein product: MEHVAEEFVSLQSRHWKPRTHKRNLHAIKRQIQPVRGSLPVKDIARSDIARWRDGLAARPGLFNCALPVLSSMCKLAETLKLRPKNSNPCRNVK
- a CDS encoding type I secretion system permease/ATPase; its protein translation is MRAALYNCRYHFSAAAGFSALLNVLYVAPTLYMLQIYDRVVPTQGVSTLTLLTLMLLFSLCTLALLDRVRARLLVRASMAIDAALAADILDATIGRPDLVVSRQALREFDAMRQALTGPGVVALFDAPWAPIYIVACLLIHPLLGLVTIFGCAVLPLIAWRNEKATRAGMDRSQAIAAATWVGQEGLLDAAETVRALGMRRAVVARQLRQRQGMLTAGIAANFKAGNYMAATRFARLALQSLSLGLGALLAIENRISAGAIFAASFLVARALAPIEQLIGNWKSLVQARNAYSALEGLLARAGATADRTLLPAPAGALRIEQLTMLNESRDGVIIGPLSFTVPAGEALAIVGPSGAGKSTLLRTLAGALVPDRGAIRVDGADTRDWDPERLAPHIGYLPQDPSLIEGSIKENICRFATELDEHTASIDADVVAAAQLVGAHELILQLPGGYEHRLQPGGRGLSAGQAQRVALARAAYGNPAIYLLDEPNAHLDAEGDTQLVASLGTMKAAGKTILIVSHKLSILPIIDRILVMRGGRIEHLGSRDEILPRITAPQVRRGSAATAQGQQA
- a CDS encoding HlyD family type I secretion periplasmic adaptor subunit; protein product: MNVEVSPNLSVPEDWQEIANPRRDIRAGMIVAALFFIVFLGWAALTRLDAAALAQGTLVVSGQRQTVQHRDGGVVGKIDVQEGQRVVRGQLLLRLDAAEVRAQERAFASQVTGLLAQRARLQAEQQGLARVPVPPEYAQLGFAGSAEAAAALALQQAELDARASVLVAQRGALQQRVAQSAEQGRGYGHQAASSNEQIRILDDQIAAYKPLAEKGFVSITRLRELERMRAELVGQSGQYGSGVAQSRDAARESSLQIMEAERSYRARSAADLRDVDARLGDLLPRLVAARDQVARTEIRAPVTGTVVGLAVFTPGGVIAPGQKLMDVVPERAPVLVQARIAPDDADDLRVGQRTLIKFTGLHERALPELEGRLTRLSADNFIDERTGQNYFTAEVVIPADQLRLIGQTLGHEFVLRPGLPVQVLIPLRKRSALDYLIEPLRGVFWSSLREH
- a CDS encoding cadherin-like domain-containing protein — encoded protein: MPELPYQFVIYGDSRTLSSTGSGQDATTITGYSGWVEAFTNQAFELVPHGNYAINGATNSEWQTLFTNYAQSEAPIAILLIGLNSQAYGYGSFTLDQRKAQIGKMLDELGAAGKQVYLVTEAPRTSSYLEHFALHQWLNDPNGAQLNRPWITPVDVWDKLADPNNNYLPNPDYFYDGVHLTAAGNVILGKAIADAMLADHPDAHDRIGLPTSNADLYSPSNPNGILIANPMLEGTGGKLGNGITGDLAAGWNINASTGATGVTAQVSKDLTDTGLAEQVVHLSGTSSGSPATITLWVSVPVSSLQQGDMVRGAAVVEVDPGLTGVISVSPVLFVVNNDGSSSMVRGMIGGVPGFNLPGSDGLKLPFATPELEVAQVPKTAQFQIVISLAAGASVDGTIRISQTSVRDYSYLGGPPINHAPDAVDDAGLATAAGTALTIPLASLLGNDHDQDGNVLSIPALSSALNGTVARVGSNIVFTPAAGFTGAASFVYTLSDGHGLVDTAKVSITVGGTPPANRAPDAVNDGAFAVAYNTALSLTAAQLLANDTDPDGNALTVTGVGNATGGSVALSSGQIVFTPSSGYSGAASFTYSISDGKGGTDTASVALNVASGSQLPQYVGTTGNDSPPVPKVATEMLGLAGSDVLRGSVYADVLVGGSGDDHLSGGTGGDQYRFFGTDIEGTSDYDRLYDLNFAEGDTIALTGFGTAKFAVDGGVSVLPDGSVIIQSWAGVVNLVQQGAISARQLGTTTALELTLTNAAGQKETLFVKDGWTVYSQAAAADPNDAPNAVNDGTFTVQNNTALILTIAQLLGNDADADADALTITGLSGVSGGTVTLSGGQIVFTPTSGYIGTASFNYSIADGHGGTDTATVSLNVAAPPPLPQYLGTSGNDSPPVPKVATEMLGLAGTDTLRGSTLNDVLVGGSGDDHLSGGTGADRLKFFGNDIEGTSDYDRLYDLNFAEGDTLLFGAYGAGKFSADLGLTVLSDGSAVVDSWAGLVNMVQQGAAAAKQLGTTTAMELSLTNASGQKQTLFIKDGWQPYTQALAADANAAPVAANDGTFAVKYNTAFSLNTVQLLANDTDPDADALTVSGVAGAAGGVVDLSSGQIVFTPAAGYSGAAAFDYIVSDGRGGTDTGAVTLNVEPPAPPPQLVGTAGDDSLGIPKVGTEMLGLAGNDLLRGGTFNDTLVGGSGDDHLSGGLGSDKFQFSGADIEGTGDYDRVYDLNFGESDTLVFSNFGAGKFAADTGLAVLPDGSLVVQSWGGMVNAVQQGGMTARQLGTTTALEIALLNESGQTQQIFIKDAWALYNQALIDDAATTTALHTTGDFLV